Proteins encoded in a region of the Mycolicibacterium duvalii genome:
- a CDS encoding acetyl/propionyl/methylcrotonyl-CoA carboxylase subunit alpha, which translates to MIAKVLVANRGEIARRVFATCRRLGIGTVAVYTDPDADSPHVAEADARVRLDGTRGYLDMGQLIAAAHAAGADAVHPGYGFLSENPDFAAAVQEAGLTWVGPPVAAVAAMGSKIEAKKLMAGAGVPVLEQLDPDTVTPDMLPVLVKASAGGGGRGMRVVRDLADLPAQVAAASREAQAAFGDPTVFCERYLETGHHVEVQILADRHGTVWAVGERECSIQRRHQKIIEEAPSPLVQRHPGMRDRLFDAARLAATAIDYTGAGTVEFMAAEDGSFYFLEMNTRLQVEHPVTELTTGLDLVELQFAVADGARLEAAPPPMRGHSIEARLYAEDPARDWQPQPGPVHRLTVPHVVSEFGPVDRLGVRLDSGVSDGSQISVFYDPMIAKVISVAPTRAQASMVLADALIRARVHGVRTNRDLLVNVLRHSAFTEGATDTAFLDRHGLAELAAPAADADTVALSVIAAALADAAYNRSTATVLAALPSGWRNLPSGHQVKRYRDADDVVHEVQYRHTRDGVQITGRDDIVAAAATPQRVVLTVGGVDRPFDVARYGADVFVDSPGGAVALSALPRYGDPADALAHGSLLAPMPGSVLRVGAGVGDRVSTGQPLVWLEAMKMEHTISAPADGVLAEINVEPGQQVELGAVLARVESP; encoded by the coding sequence ATGATCGCGAAGGTGCTCGTCGCCAACCGTGGGGAGATCGCTCGCCGCGTGTTCGCCACCTGCCGGCGACTCGGCATCGGCACCGTGGCGGTCTACACCGACCCCGACGCGGACTCCCCGCATGTCGCCGAAGCCGACGCCCGGGTACGGCTGGACGGCACCCGCGGTTACCTCGACATGGGTCAGCTGATCGCGGCCGCCCACGCGGCGGGCGCCGATGCCGTCCACCCCGGCTACGGATTCCTATCGGAAAACCCGGATTTCGCAGCCGCGGTGCAGGAAGCGGGGCTGACCTGGGTGGGCCCGCCGGTGGCCGCGGTGGCGGCGATGGGATCGAAGATCGAGGCCAAGAAGCTGATGGCCGGCGCCGGGGTGCCGGTGCTCGAGCAGTTGGATCCCGACACCGTGACCCCGGACATGTTGCCGGTGCTGGTGAAGGCCTCCGCCGGCGGCGGCGGCCGGGGGATGCGGGTGGTGCGCGACCTTGCCGACCTGCCCGCACAGGTGGCGGCCGCCAGTCGGGAAGCCCAGGCCGCGTTCGGAGATCCGACCGTGTTCTGTGAGCGCTACCTCGAAACCGGCCACCACGTCGAAGTACAGATACTGGCTGACCGGCACGGCACGGTGTGGGCCGTCGGGGAGCGTGAGTGCTCCATCCAGCGCCGCCATCAGAAGATCATCGAGGAGGCGCCCTCTCCGCTCGTGCAACGCCATCCCGGCATGCGCGACCGGCTCTTCGACGCCGCCCGGCTGGCCGCCACCGCCATCGACTACACCGGTGCGGGCACCGTGGAGTTCATGGCCGCCGAGGACGGGTCGTTCTACTTCCTGGAGATGAACACCCGCCTGCAGGTGGAACATCCGGTGACCGAACTGACCACGGGCCTCGATCTGGTCGAGTTGCAGTTCGCCGTCGCCGACGGTGCGCGGCTCGAGGCCGCGCCGCCGCCGATGCGCGGGCACTCGATCGAGGCCCGGCTCTACGCCGAGGACCCGGCGCGGGACTGGCAGCCCCAGCCCGGGCCGGTGCACCGGTTGACGGTCCCGCACGTCGTCAGCGAGTTCGGGCCGGTCGACCGCCTCGGGGTTCGGTTGGACTCCGGGGTGTCCGACGGTTCGCAGATCTCGGTGTTCTACGACCCGATGATCGCGAAGGTGATCTCGGTGGCGCCGACCCGCGCACAGGCGTCGATGGTGCTGGCCGACGCGCTGATCCGCGCCCGTGTCCACGGTGTCCGCACCAACCGCGACCTGCTGGTCAACGTGCTGCGCCACTCCGCTTTCACCGAGGGGGCGACCGACACCGCGTTTCTGGACCGTCACGGTCTGGCCGAACTGGCCGCGCCCGCCGCCGACGCCGACACCGTCGCGCTGTCGGTGATCGCCGCTGCGCTGGCCGACGCCGCGTACAACCGCAGCACGGCAACGGTTCTGGCGGCGCTGCCCAGCGGCTGGCGCAACCTGCCCTCCGGTCACCAGGTCAAGCGCTACCGCGACGCCGACGACGTGGTCCACGAGGTGCAGTACCGGCACACCCGAGACGGCGTGCAGATCACGGGTCGCGACGACATCGTCGCCGCCGCCGCGACCCCGCAACGCGTGGTTCTCACCGTCGGCGGCGTGGACCGGCCGTTCGACGTCGCCCGGTACGGCGCCGACGTCTTCGTCGACTCCCCGGGTGGCGCCGTCGCTCTGAGCGCCCTGCCCCGCTACGGCGACCCCGCTGACGCGCTGGCTCACGGCTCGCTGCTGGCGCCGATGCCCGGTTCGGTGCTGCGGGTCGGGGCCGGGGTCGGGGACCGGGTCAGCACCGGGCAACCGCTGGTCTGGCTGGAGGCGATGAAGATGGAGCACACCATCAGCGCACCGGCCGACGGGGTGCTGGCCGAGATCAACGTCGAACCGGGCCAGCAGGTCGAACTCGGCGCGGTACTGGCCCGCGTCGAATCACCGTAA
- a CDS encoding acyl-CoA carboxylase subunit beta, whose translation MTSARSAAALTSTLDVRSTAYREAADSMVAKLAELDAEHLKALAGGGAKYVARHHDRGKMTARERIEALVDPDSPFLELSPLAAWGTDFTVGASVVTGIGVVSGVECLLVSNDPTVKGGTSNPWTLRKILRANQIALQNRLPVISLVESGGADLPTQKEIFIPGGQMFRDLTRLSAAGIPTVAIVFGNSTAGGAYIPGMSDHVVMIRERSKVFLAGPPLVKMATGEESDDESLGGAEMHARTSGLADYFAVDELDALRIGRRIVARLNWRKLGPAPKPASPPKFDENELVGIVPADLRIPFDPREVIARIVDGSEFDEFKPLYGGSLVTGWATLHGYPLGILANARGVLFSQESQKATQFIQLANRSDTPLLFLHNTTGYMVGRDYEAGGMIKHGAMMINAVSNSTVPHISLLIGASYGAGHYGMCGRAYDPRFLFAWPSAKSAVMGGPQLAGVLSIVSRAAAEARGQQVDEAADAALRAAVEAQIDAESLPMFLSGRLYDDGVIDPRDTRTVLGLCLSAIANGPIEGTSNFGVFRM comes from the coding sequence ATGACGTCAGCGAGAAGCGCAGCAGCTCTGACTTCGACACTCGACGTTCGTTCGACCGCATACCGCGAGGCGGCCGACTCGATGGTGGCCAAGCTCGCCGAGCTCGACGCCGAGCACCTCAAGGCGCTGGCGGGCGGCGGCGCCAAATACGTGGCGCGCCATCACGATCGCGGCAAGATGACCGCACGCGAACGCATCGAGGCACTGGTCGATCCCGACTCACCGTTCTTGGAGCTCAGCCCGCTCGCCGCGTGGGGCACCGACTTCACCGTCGGAGCCAGCGTGGTGACCGGCATCGGCGTGGTCAGCGGGGTGGAGTGCCTGCTGGTTTCCAACGATCCGACCGTCAAGGGTGGCACCAGCAACCCGTGGACGTTGCGGAAGATCCTGCGGGCCAACCAGATCGCGCTGCAGAACCGGCTGCCGGTGATCTCGCTGGTGGAGTCGGGCGGTGCTGATCTGCCCACGCAGAAGGAGATCTTCATCCCCGGCGGGCAGATGTTCCGCGACCTCACCCGACTGTCGGCGGCCGGGATCCCCACTGTGGCCATCGTGTTCGGCAACTCCACCGCCGGGGGCGCCTACATCCCGGGCATGTCCGACCACGTCGTGATGATTCGGGAACGCTCGAAGGTGTTCCTGGCAGGACCACCCCTGGTGAAGATGGCCACCGGCGAGGAATCCGACGACGAATCGCTGGGCGGGGCCGAGATGCACGCCCGTACCTCGGGCCTGGCCGACTACTTCGCCGTCGACGAACTCGACGCGCTGCGCATCGGCCGTCGTATCGTGGCCCGGCTGAACTGGCGCAAGCTCGGGCCCGCCCCGAAACCGGCCAGTCCGCCGAAGTTCGACGAGAACGAGTTGGTCGGCATCGTGCCCGCCGACCTGCGCATCCCGTTCGATCCCCGGGAGGTGATCGCCCGCATCGTGGACGGATCGGAGTTCGACGAGTTCAAGCCGCTCTACGGCGGATCCCTGGTCACCGGCTGGGCGACGTTGCACGGCTACCCGCTGGGCATCCTGGCCAACGCCCGCGGCGTGCTGTTCAGCCAGGAGTCACAGAAGGCCACCCAGTTCATCCAGCTGGCCAACCGCTCCGATACGCCACTGTTGTTCCTGCACAACACGACCGGCTACATGGTGGGCCGGGACTATGAGGCAGGCGGAATGATCAAGCACGGCGCGATGATGATCAACGCCGTGTCCAACTCGACGGTGCCGCACATCAGCCTGCTGATCGGCGCGTCCTATGGGGCGGGCCACTACGGCATGTGCGGACGCGCCTACGACCCGAGGTTTTTGTTCGCTTGGCCGAGCGCCAAGTCCGCGGTGATGGGCGGACCTCAACTGGCCGGTGTGCTGTCGATCGTCAGTCGCGCGGCGGCCGAGGCCCGCGGGCAGCAGGTGGACGAGGCCGCCGATGCGGCGCTGCGCGCTGCGGTGGAGGCGCAGATCGATGCGGAGTCACTGCCCATGTTTCTGTCCGGACGGCTCTACGACGACGGCGTGATCGACCCGCGGGACACCCGCACCGTGCTGGGGTTGTGCTTGTCCGCCATCGCCAACGGTCCGATCGAGGGGACGTCGAACTTCGGCGTCTTCCGGATGTGA
- a CDS encoding acyl-CoA dehydrogenase family protein: MSIWTTPERDELRKTVHAFAEREVLPYSDEWERDGELPRDLHLKAADAGLLGAGFADAVGGEGGDGADAVVICEEMHRSGCPAGVYASLFTCGIAVPHMIASGDPHLIDTYVRPTLRGEKIGALAITEPGGGSDVGHLRTRAELDGGHYVVNGAKTYITSGVRADYVVTAVRTGGPGAAGVSLLVVDKDSAGFEVTRKLDKMGWRSSDTAELSYTDVRVPAANLVGPENSGFLQIAAAFVSERVGLAAQAYSAAQRCLDLTVQWCRDRETFGRPLISRQAVQNTLAEMARRIDVARVYTHHVVERQLAGETDLITEVCFAKNTAVAAGEWVADQAVQLFGGMGYMTGTEVERQYRDMRILGIGGGTTEILTSLAAKTLGYQS, from the coding sequence GTGAGCATCTGGACCACCCCCGAGCGGGACGAGCTTCGAAAGACTGTGCACGCCTTCGCCGAACGCGAGGTCCTGCCCTACTCCGACGAGTGGGAACGCGACGGTGAGCTGCCCCGGGACCTGCACCTCAAGGCCGCGGACGCGGGCCTGCTCGGAGCCGGCTTCGCCGACGCGGTCGGCGGAGAAGGCGGTGACGGCGCCGACGCCGTGGTGATCTGCGAGGAGATGCACCGCAGTGGCTGCCCGGCAGGGGTCTACGCCTCCCTGTTCACCTGCGGGATCGCCGTGCCGCACATGATCGCCTCGGGGGACCCGCACCTGATCGACACCTACGTGCGGCCGACCTTGCGCGGCGAGAAAATCGGCGCGCTGGCGATCACGGAACCGGGCGGCGGCTCCGACGTCGGGCACCTGCGCACCCGCGCCGAACTCGACGGCGGGCACTATGTCGTCAACGGAGCCAAGACCTACATCACCTCCGGCGTGCGCGCCGACTACGTCGTCACCGCGGTGCGCACCGGCGGCCCCGGTGCTGCGGGTGTGTCTCTTCTGGTCGTCGACAAGGACAGCGCCGGTTTCGAGGTGACCAGAAAACTCGACAAGATGGGGTGGCGCAGCTCCGACACCGCCGAACTGTCCTACACCGACGTCCGGGTACCGGCCGCCAACCTGGTCGGTCCCGAGAACAGCGGCTTCCTGCAGATCGCCGCGGCGTTCGTCAGCGAGCGTGTCGGCCTTGCCGCGCAGGCCTATTCGGCCGCGCAACGTTGTCTTGACCTGACCGTGCAGTGGTGCCGGGACCGCGAGACCTTCGGCAGGCCGCTGATCTCCCGCCAGGCGGTGCAGAACACCCTCGCCGAGATGGCGCGCCGCATCGACGTCGCCCGCGTCTACACCCATCACGTGGTAGAGCGTCAACTCGCCGGTGAGACGGACCTCATCACCGAGGTGTGCTTCGCCAAGAACACTGCGGTGGCGGCCGGCGAGTGGGTGGCCGACCAGGCGGTGCAGCTGTTCGGCGGCATGGGCTACATGACCGGCACCGAAGTCGAACGCCAGTACCGCGACATGCGCATCCTGGGCATCGGTGGAGGTACCACCGAGATCCTCACCTCACTGGCCGCCAAGACCCTGGGATACCAGTCATGA
- a CDS encoding acyclic terpene utilization AtuA family protein, producing the protein MSEMLTGGDLDFLTGDYLAELTMLILGRDRMKNPERGYAKTFLRQLEECLGLAIERGVRIVANAGGLNPAGLADAIRALADRLGLTVAVAHVEGDDLLPRAADLGLGTPLTANAYLGAWGIVECLTAGADVVVTGRVTDASVVVAPAAAHFGWQRTDHDRIAGAVAAGHVIECGTQATGGNYAFFTEIVDLLHPGFPIAEISEDGSSVITKHAGTGGAVTVDTVTAQLLYEVGGARYANPDATLRIDTVEVAPYGPDRVRMRGVRGEPPPPTLKVSLNSLGGFRNEMTFVLTGLDIDAKAALVRRQVESSLRAHPAELQWTLARTDHPDADTEQTASALLRCVARDPDPAVVGRQFSSAAVELALASYPGFTTTAPPGDGQVYGVFTAAHVPAEEVDHVAVGPEGTRVEVAATPVTAVLEPVPAPAAPGPRAWGATRRVPLGTIAGARSGDKGGSANVGVWVRTEDQWCWLAESLTTDTLRQLLPETADLPVTRHLLPNLRAVNFVIDDILGAGVAYQARFDPQAKGLGEWLRSRHIDIPEELLP; encoded by the coding sequence ATGTCGGAGATGCTCACCGGCGGTGACCTGGACTTCTTGACCGGCGACTACCTTGCCGAGCTGACCATGCTGATCCTGGGACGCGACCGGATGAAGAATCCGGAGCGCGGCTACGCCAAGACCTTCCTGCGGCAGCTGGAGGAGTGCCTGGGGCTGGCCATTGAGCGCGGGGTGCGCATCGTGGCCAACGCGGGCGGTCTCAACCCGGCGGGGCTGGCCGACGCGATCCGCGCGCTGGCCGACCGGCTGGGCCTGACCGTCGCGGTCGCCCATGTCGAGGGAGACGACCTCCTCCCCCGTGCCGCCGACTTGGGTCTGGGCACGCCGCTGACCGCCAACGCGTACCTCGGCGCGTGGGGCATCGTGGAATGCCTGACCGCCGGCGCCGACGTCGTGGTGACCGGCCGGGTCACTGACGCGTCGGTGGTCGTCGCTCCGGCCGCCGCTCACTTCGGCTGGCAGCGCACCGACCACGATCGGATCGCCGGTGCCGTCGCGGCGGGCCATGTGATCGAGTGCGGAACCCAGGCGACGGGCGGGAACTACGCGTTCTTCACCGAGATCGTCGATCTGCTGCACCCCGGCTTCCCGATCGCCGAGATCAGCGAGGACGGCTCGTCGGTGATCACCAAGCATGCGGGCACCGGCGGTGCCGTCACCGTCGACACCGTCACCGCCCAGTTGCTCTACGAGGTCGGCGGCGCCCGCTACGCCAATCCTGACGCGACCCTGCGGATCGACACCGTCGAGGTGGCGCCCTACGGACCCGATCGAGTACGCATGCGCGGTGTCCGCGGCGAACCGCCCCCGCCTACCCTGAAGGTGTCACTCAACAGCCTCGGCGGGTTCCGTAACGAGATGACGTTCGTCCTGACGGGTCTGGACATCGACGCCAAGGCCGCGCTGGTGCGCCGGCAGGTGGAGTCGAGCCTGCGCGCCCACCCCGCGGAGCTGCAGTGGACGCTGGCCCGGACCGATCATCCGGACGCCGACACCGAGCAGACCGCCAGTGCCTTGTTGCGTTGCGTGGCCCGTGATCCCGACCCGGCCGTCGTCGGCCGGCAGTTCTCCTCGGCCGCAGTCGAACTCGCGCTGGCCAGTTATCCGGGTTTCACCACGACGGCACCGCCCGGGGACGGTCAGGTCTACGGCGTGTTCACCGCCGCCCACGTGCCGGCCGAAGAGGTGGACCATGTCGCGGTGGGGCCCGAGGGGACCCGCGTCGAGGTCGCTGCGACGCCGGTCACCGCGGTGCTGGAACCGGTGCCCGCGCCGGCAGCGCCCGGACCACGAGCGTGGGGCGCGACCCGGCGGGTTCCGCTGGGCACCATCGCGGGAGCCCGCAGCGGCGACAAGGGCGGCAGTGCCAACGTCGGGGTCTGGGTCCGCACCGAGGACCAATGGTGCTGGCTGGCCGAATCCCTGACGACCGACACCCTGCGCCAGTTGCTGCCCGAGACCGCGGACCTGCCGGTGACCCGCCACCTGCTGCCCAACCTGCGCGCGGTGAACTTCGTCATCGACGACATCCTGGGCGCCGGCGTGGCCTATCAGGCTCGATTCGATCCGCAGGCCAAGGGGCTGGGCGAGTGGTTGCGCAGCCGGCACATCGACATTCCGGAGGAACTACTGCCGTGA
- the rpmF gene encoding 50S ribosomal protein L32, translating to MAVPKRRMSRANTRSRRAQWKATRTNLVGVTVAGQQRKVPRRLLKAARLGLIDLDRR from the coding sequence ATGGCTGTGCCCAAGCGCAGGATGTCGCGCGCGAACACCCGTAGCCGGCGCGCGCAGTGGAAAGCCACCCGGACCAACCTCGTCGGCGTCACCGTCGCAGGTCAGCAGCGCAAGGTGCCGCGGCGCCTGCTCAAGGCCGCGCGCCTGGGTCTGATCGACCTCGACCGGCGCTGA
- a CDS encoding response regulator transcription factor, which produces MRILVVDDDRAVRESLRRSLAFNGYSVELAQDGREALDMIASNRPDAVVLDVMMPRLDGLEVCRQLRSTGDDLPILVLTARDSVSERVAGLDAGADDYLPKPFALEELLARMRALLRRTTPEDISTESAAMTFSDLSLDPVTREVTRGDRQISLTRTEFALLEMLIANPRRVLTRSRILEEVWGFDFPTSGNALEVYVGYLRRKTEAEGEPRLIHTVRGVGYVLRETPP; this is translated from the coding sequence GTGCGCATACTTGTCGTTGACGATGACCGCGCGGTACGCGAATCCCTCCGGCGCTCGCTGGCTTTCAACGGGTACTCGGTCGAACTGGCTCAGGACGGCCGCGAAGCCCTCGACATGATCGCCAGCAACCGGCCCGACGCCGTCGTCCTGGATGTGATGATGCCGCGGCTGGACGGTTTGGAAGTGTGTCGACAGCTTCGCAGCACCGGTGACGATCTGCCCATTCTGGTGCTGACCGCACGTGACTCGGTGTCCGAGCGCGTGGCCGGCCTCGACGCCGGCGCCGACGACTATCTCCCGAAGCCGTTCGCGCTGGAGGAGCTGCTGGCCCGGATGCGCGCGTTGTTGCGACGCACCACGCCCGAAGACATCTCGACCGAGTCGGCGGCGATGACCTTCTCCGACCTGTCGCTGGACCCCGTCACCCGTGAGGTCACCCGAGGTGACCGGCAGATCAGCCTGACCCGCACCGAGTTCGCTCTGCTGGAGATGCTCATCGCCAACCCGCGACGCGTGCTGACCCGTAGCCGCATCCTCGAGGAGGTGTGGGGCTTCGACTTCCCGACCTCGGGCAACGCATTGGAGGTCTACGTCGGTTACCTGCGGCGCAAGACCGAGGCCGAGGGAGAGCCGCGGTTGATCCACACCGTGCGCGGGGTGGGCTACGTATTGCGCGAGACGCCGCCCTGA
- a CDS encoding sensor histidine kinase, whose translation MSYGNAGPWPPRLRPPPPTSSLSVRWRVMLLAMSMVVMVVLPMFVAVYAVVSRALYDDIDTQLRTRAQLLVESGSLSVDPAKAIEGTAFSDINAIYYVPGRVKYTYQQPGQTLPIGGPERDVMEGKLLMSLRSVSRQRVLALHIQGTGSSLLLSKSLEPTRVILQRLGSVLLIIGSVGVAVAAIAGGMVARAALRPVARLTEAAERVARTSDLRPIQVFGSDELARMTETFNMMLGALAESRDRQSRLVADAGHELRTPLTSLRTNVELLMASQKPGAPRLPEQEMAELQADVIAQIEELSTLVGDLVDLTRADAGGVIHETVEMGDVIERSLERVRRRRNDIDFDVAVTPWQVYGDAAGLARAVLNLLDNAAKWSPPGGRVDVRLTQVDPLRAELVVSDQGPGIPPQERHLVFERFYRSTAARAMPGSGLGLAIVKQVVVRHGGALYVTDTVPGGQPPGTSMHVLFPGRPSGYAVDSDSESDVSRDTR comes from the coding sequence ATGAGTTACGGCAACGCCGGGCCCTGGCCGCCCCGGCTGCGCCCACCGCCCCCCACCAGCTCGCTGTCGGTGCGCTGGCGGGTGATGCTGCTCGCGATGTCGATGGTCGTGATGGTCGTCCTGCCGATGTTCGTCGCGGTGTACGCGGTCGTATCCCGGGCGCTCTACGACGACATCGACACACAGTTGCGCACCCGCGCGCAGCTGCTGGTCGAGAGCGGATCGCTGTCGGTGGATCCGGCCAAGGCCATCGAGGGCACCGCGTTCTCGGACATCAACGCGATCTACTACGTGCCCGGCCGGGTGAAGTACACCTATCAGCAGCCGGGTCAGACGCTGCCGATCGGCGGTCCGGAGCGGGACGTCATGGAGGGCAAGCTGCTGATGTCGCTGCGTAGCGTCAGCCGTCAGCGGGTCCTCGCGCTGCACATCCAGGGCACGGGCAGTTCCTTGCTGCTGTCCAAGAGCCTCGAACCCACCCGGGTCATCCTGCAGCGGCTGGGCAGCGTGCTGCTGATCATCGGCAGTGTGGGCGTGGCGGTCGCGGCGATCGCCGGCGGCATGGTCGCGCGTGCGGCGCTGCGGCCGGTCGCGCGGCTGACCGAAGCGGCCGAACGCGTGGCGCGGACCAGCGACCTGCGTCCGATCCAAGTGTTCGGCAGTGACGAGCTGGCGCGGATGACCGAGACGTTCAACATGATGCTCGGGGCGCTGGCCGAATCAAGGGACCGGCAGTCGAGGCTGGTGGCCGACGCCGGTCACGAATTGCGCACGCCGCTGACGTCGCTGCGCACCAACGTCGAATTGCTGATGGCGTCACAGAAGCCGGGCGCACCGCGGCTGCCCGAACAGGAGATGGCCGAACTGCAGGCAGACGTGATCGCCCAGATCGAGGAACTGTCCACGCTCGTCGGCGATCTGGTGGACCTCACCCGCGCCGACGCCGGTGGCGTCATCCACGAAACCGTGGAGATGGGCGACGTCATCGAACGTTCGTTGGAGCGAGTCCGACGACGGCGCAACGACATCGACTTCGACGTCGCGGTCACCCCCTGGCAGGTCTACGGTGACGCGGCCGGTTTGGCGCGGGCGGTCTTGAATCTGCTCGACAACGCTGCCAAATGGAGTCCCCCCGGGGGGCGGGTGGACGTGCGGCTGACCCAGGTGGATCCGCTGCGCGCGGAACTCGTGGTTTCCGATCAGGGCCCCGGAATCCCCCCGCAAGAGCGCCACCTGGTCTTCGAGCGTTTCTACCGATCCACCGCCGCACGGGCGATGCCAGGCTCCGGACTGGGCCTGGCGATCGTCAAACAGGTCGTTGTCCGGCACGGCGGCGCCCTCTACGTCACCGACACCGTGCCCGGAGGTCAACCGCCGGGCACGTCGATGCATGTGCTGTTTCCTGGCCGTCCGTCCGGATACGCGGTGGACTCCGACTCCGAGTCCGACGTATCCCGCGACACGCGGTAG
- a CDS encoding S1C family serine protease, with protein sequence MTNHPRYSPNPHQGQQPGMPGSHGDPQRSGGYQQQGSVGGYDWRYATEQQRQAFRASYDPYRGAPMPAAPGQYPSPGMPGGVAAPPRKRSRVGALTVGATVLALLSASVGGGVAMLVHPDHNGGGGISALGAAPSRPAASVPAGAVEQVALKVVPSVVKLEVNQGRSTEEGSGVILSADGLILTNNHVVAAAADAAARSATKVTFHDGSTAEFTVVGTDPGSDIAVVRARNVSGLTPITVGSSADLRVGQEVVAIGSPLGLDGTVTTGIISALNRPVAAGGDARNQNTVLDAIQTDAAINPGNSGGALVNMNGELVGINSAIATLGASAGGPQGGSIGLGFAIPVDQAKRIADELIQTGTASRASLGVQVGNDAEIDGARIVEVTGDGAAAAAGLPNNVVVTKFDGRVIGSADALVAAVRSKAPGDKVTLTYLESGGREQTIEVTLGRAAQ encoded by the coding sequence ATGACCAACCACCCGAGGTATTCACCGAACCCGCATCAGGGGCAGCAGCCCGGTATGCCCGGGAGTCACGGTGACCCACAACGGTCCGGCGGCTACCAGCAGCAGGGCAGCGTCGGGGGTTACGACTGGCGGTACGCGACGGAGCAACAGCGCCAAGCATTTCGGGCGTCCTACGACCCGTACCGTGGCGCGCCCATGCCGGCTGCGCCGGGTCAGTACCCGTCGCCCGGTATGCCCGGCGGTGTGGCTGCACCGCCCCGAAAGCGTTCGCGCGTAGGAGCATTGACGGTGGGTGCGACGGTGCTCGCGCTGCTGTCAGCGAGTGTCGGGGGCGGTGTGGCGATGTTGGTGCACCCCGATCACAACGGGGGCGGCGGCATCAGTGCTCTCGGCGCGGCGCCGAGCCGGCCTGCAGCCTCCGTGCCCGCCGGGGCGGTCGAACAGGTTGCCCTGAAGGTGGTGCCCAGCGTGGTCAAGCTGGAGGTGAACCAGGGCCGCTCTACCGAGGAAGGCTCGGGGGTGATCCTTTCCGCCGACGGGCTGATTCTCACCAACAATCACGTGGTCGCTGCGGCCGCCGACGCCGCAGCGCGGTCGGCCACCAAGGTCACCTTCCACGACGGCAGCACCGCGGAGTTCACCGTCGTCGGCACCGACCCCGGCAGCGACATCGCCGTGGTGCGGGCACGCAACGTGTCCGGGTTGACGCCCATCACCGTGGGTTCCTCGGCCGATCTGCGGGTGGGCCAGGAGGTCGTCGCGATCGGGTCGCCCCTCGGCCTGGACGGCACCGTCACCACCGGCATCATCAGCGCCTTGAACCGTCCGGTCGCCGCCGGCGGTGATGCACGCAACCAGAACACGGTGCTCGACGCGATCCAGACCGACGCGGCCATCAACCCCGGGAACTCGGGTGGCGCGCTGGTCAACATGAACGGTGAACTGGTCGGCATCAACTCAGCGATCGCCACGCTCGGTGCGAGCGCCGGCGGTCCGCAGGGCGGATCGATCGGTCTGGGTTTCGCAATCCCGGTGGACCAGGCCAAACGCATCGCCGACGAGCTGATCCAGACCGGCACCGCGTCGCGGGCGTCGCTCGGTGTGCAGGTCGGCAACGACGCGGAGATCGACGGCGCCAGGATCGTCGAGGTCACCGGGGACGGCGCGGCCGCCGCAGCCGGGCTGCCCAACAACGTCGTGGTGACCAAGTTCGACGGGCGCGTCATCGGCAGCGCCGACGCGCTGGTGGCGGCGGTTCGTTCCAAGGCCCCCGGGGACAAGGTCACGTTGACCTACCTGGAGTCCGGCGGCCGCGAACAGACCATCGAGGTCACCCTCGGCAGGGCCGCCCAGTGA
- a CDS encoding MogA/MoaB family molybdenum cofactor biosynthesis protein, whose product MEQPHALVGRALVVVVDDRAAHGDEADHSGPLVTELLGEAGFVVDGVVVVSSDEVEIRNALNTAVIGGVDLVVSVGGTGVTPRDVTPEATRDLLDRELLGIAEALRASGLSAGITDAGVSRGLAGVSGSTLVVNLAGSRAAVRDGMATLGPLATQVIGQLSSLEI is encoded by the coding sequence ATGGAACAGCCGCATGCGTTGGTGGGCCGCGCTCTGGTCGTGGTCGTCGATGACCGGGCCGCTCACGGGGACGAAGCAGACCACAGCGGCCCGCTGGTCACCGAGTTGCTCGGGGAGGCGGGGTTCGTCGTCGACGGCGTCGTCGTGGTCTCCTCCGACGAGGTCGAGATTCGTAACGCCCTCAACACGGCGGTCATCGGCGGTGTCGATCTCGTGGTGTCGGTCGGTGGCACCGGTGTGACCCCGCGCGACGTGACGCCCGAGGCGACCCGCGACCTGCTCGATCGCGAGTTGCTCGGTATCGCCGAGGCGCTGCGGGCGTCGGGTCTGTCGGCCGGTATCACCGACGCGGGCGTCTCCCGCGGGCTGGCCGGCGTCTCCGGTAGCACCCTGGTGGTGAACCTGGCGGGATCGCGCGCCGCGGTCCGCGATGGGATGGCCACCCTCGGTCCGCTGGCGACCCAGGTGATCGGACAGCTCTCGAGCCTGGAGATCTGA